One segment of Mycobacterium spongiae DNA contains the following:
- a CDS encoding RND family transporter yields the protein MSDEKTPWPALPHTIRRLSLPILIFWVGLAALSNIAVPQLEEVGKEHNVALMAPDAPSLMAMNRIGTLFQEFDSDSSAMVVLEGDEPLGADAHRFYDALIKRLSQDTTHVQHIQDFWGDTLTAAGSQSPDGKAAYVQLYLSGDQGEAESIASVDAVRRIVSDATPPPGIKTYLTGPAPLITDQFEVGSEGTAKVTAITFVVIAVMLLSVYRSIVTMILVLFTVLIEVAAARGVVAFLGNTGIIGLSTYATNLLTLLVIAAGTDYAIFVLGRYHEGRHTGEDRETAFYTMFRGTAHVVLGSGLTVAGAVYCLSFTRLPYFQSLGIPAALGILVALVASLTLAPAVLTLGSHFGLLEPKRKMRTRGWRRVGTAIVRWPGPVLAVTCGIALIGLLALPAYETSYDTRPYMPDTAPANIGYAAAERHFSAARLNPDLLMVEADHDMRNPADMLILERVAKAVFHVPGIAQVQAITRPLGTPFEHSSIPFQISMQSVGQLENLVYQQDRAKDLLKQAAELTKSISILERQYALQRDLAAATHAQTEAFHDTIETLDGLRDKIATFDDFFRPTRSYFYWEKHCFDIPICWSFRSLFDALDGIDQLNEKFEEIAASFDELDALQPQLLELIPEQIASQETNRELVLTNYATLSGIYDQTADLIDNAAAMGQAFDTAKNDDSFYLPPEAFDNPDFNRGLKLFLSPDGKAARMIITHEGDPATPEGISHVDPIKNAAREAVKGTPLANAKIYLAGTAATYKDIQDGALYDLLIVAIAALSLVLLIMLIITRSLIAAVVIVGTVALSLGASFGISVLVWQHLLGIKLYWIVLALAVIVLLAVGSDYNLLLISRFKEEIGAGLNTGIIRAMGGSGAVVTAAGLVFAATMSSFVFSDLRVLGQVGTTIGLGLMFDTLIVRAFMTPAIAALLGRWFWWPQTVRPRPASQLLRAYGPRPLVRRLLLGEARETG from the coding sequence ATGAGCGACGAGAAAACTCCATGGCCCGCGCTGCCGCACACCATCCGTCGGCTCTCGTTGCCGATCCTGATCTTCTGGGTAGGCCTCGCCGCGTTGTCGAATATTGCCGTGCCGCAGTTGGAGGAAGTCGGAAAGGAACACAACGTCGCCCTCATGGCTCCAGACGCGCCTTCCTTGATGGCGATGAACCGGATCGGCACGCTTTTCCAGGAATTTGATTCCGACAGTTCGGCCATGGTCGTCCTCGAAGGCGATGAGCCCCTCGGCGCCGATGCCCACCGTTTTTACGACGCGCTGATCAAGCGGCTCTCCCAAGACACCACGCACGTCCAGCATATCCAGGACTTCTGGGGCGACACGCTGACGGCGGCCGGCTCGCAAAGCCCGGACGGCAAGGCCGCATATGTTCAGTTGTATCTTTCCGGCGACCAAGGCGAGGCTGAATCGATCGCCTCGGTCGACGCCGTACGCCGCATCGTGTCGGACGCAACACCGCCACCGGGCATCAAGACCTATCTCACCGGCCCAGCGCCGCTCATCACCGATCAATTCGAAGTCGGTAGCGAAGGCACGGCAAAGGTCACCGCGATCACCTTCGTGGTGATCGCGGTGATGTTGCTGTCCGTCTATCGTTCGATCGTCACCATGATCCTGGTGCTGTTCACGGTCCTGATTGAGGTAGCCGCGGCCCGGGGAGTCGTGGCCTTTCTCGGCAACACTGGGATCATCGGACTGTCCACGTACGCAACCAATCTGTTGACGTTGCTGGTCATCGCCGCGGGTACGGATTACGCGATCTTTGTTCTGGGCCGCTATCACGAAGGCCGACACACCGGCGAGGATCGCGAGACCGCCTTCTACACGATGTTTCGCGGCACCGCGCACGTCGTCTTGGGTTCTGGTCTGACCGTTGCCGGCGCGGTCTATTGTTTGAGCTTCACCAGGCTGCCCTATTTTCAAAGCCTGGGCATCCCCGCCGCATTGGGGATCCTCGTGGCGCTGGTGGCCTCACTCACCCTGGCCCCGGCCGTGCTGACTCTAGGCAGTCATTTCGGTCTGCTGGAACCCAAACGCAAGATGCGTACGCGTGGATGGCGCCGCGTCGGCACCGCAATAGTCCGCTGGCCCGGGCCGGTTCTGGCAGTGACGTGCGGCATCGCCCTCATTGGTCTGCTCGCCCTGCCCGCATACGAGACCAGCTACGACACCCGCCCCTACATGCCCGACACCGCCCCGGCCAATATCGGCTACGCGGCCGCCGAACGCCATTTCTCCGCGGCCCGGCTCAACCCGGACCTGCTCATGGTCGAGGCGGATCACGACATGCGTAATCCGGCGGACATGCTCATCCTGGAGAGAGTGGCCAAGGCTGTGTTCCACGTCCCGGGTATCGCGCAAGTACAGGCCATCACCCGCCCGTTGGGAACACCGTTTGAGCACAGCTCGATACCGTTTCAGATCAGTATGCAAAGCGTCGGCCAGCTGGAGAACCTCGTATACCAACAGGATCGTGCGAAAGACCTGCTGAAGCAGGCCGCAGAGCTAACGAAGTCGATTTCCATTTTGGAGCGTCAGTATGCCCTGCAGCGCGACCTCGCAGCCGCCACGCACGCCCAGACCGAAGCCTTTCACGACACAATCGAGACACTCGATGGGCTCCGCGACAAAATCGCGACTTTCGATGATTTCTTTCGCCCTACTCGCAGCTATTTCTACTGGGAAAAACATTGCTTCGACATTCCCATATGCTGGTCTTTCAGATCCTTATTTGACGCACTCGACGGTATCGATCAACTGAACGAGAAGTTTGAAGAGATCGCGGCAAGTTTTGACGAGTTGGATGCGCTCCAGCCGCAGCTGCTGGAACTGATACCGGAACAGATCGCTAGCCAGGAAACCAACCGGGAATTGGTGCTGACCAACTACGCGACGCTGTCCGGCATCTACGACCAGACGGCCGACCTGATCGACAACGCGGCGGCCATGGGACAAGCTTTCGACACCGCCAAGAACGACGACTCCTTCTATTTGCCGCCGGAGGCGTTCGACAACCCCGATTTCAATCGGGGCCTGAAGCTATTTCTCTCGCCGGACGGCAAGGCCGCTCGCATGATCATCACCCATGAAGGTGATCCGGCGACCCCCGAGGGAATCTCACACGTTGACCCGATCAAGAACGCAGCGCGTGAGGCCGTCAAGGGAACCCCGTTGGCGAACGCCAAGATCTATCTGGCTGGCACCGCTGCGACCTACAAGGACATCCAAGACGGCGCCCTGTACGACCTGTTGATCGTCGCCATCGCGGCGCTGAGTCTGGTATTGCTCATCATGCTGATCATCACGAGAAGTTTGATCGCCGCGGTCGTCATCGTGGGAACGGTGGCGCTGTCGTTGGGCGCCTCTTTTGGGATCTCCGTTCTCGTCTGGCAGCATCTGCTGGGTATCAAGCTGTATTGGATTGTGCTTGCACTGGCCGTGATCGTGCTCTTGGCGGTCGGGTCCGACTACAACTTGCTGCTGATCTCCCGCTTCAAAGAAGAAATCGGCGCTGGGTTGAACACCGGTATCATCCGCGCGATGGGCGGTAGCGGAGCCGTTGTCACGGCCGCTGGCTTGGTGTTCGCCGCGACCATGTCGTCGTTCGTATTCAGTGATTTACGGGTTCTCGGTCAGGTCGGGACCACCATCGGCCTCGGCCTGATGTTCGACACGCTGATTGTGCGCGCGTTCATGACGCCAGCCATCGCGGCACTACTCGGACGCTGGTTCTGGTGGCCGCAGACAGTGCGTCCTCGCCCAGCCAGCCAGTTACTTCGCGCCTACGGACCACGGCCCCTGGTCCGCAGACTGCTTCTGGGGGAAGCAAGAGAGACCGGGTGA
- a CDS encoding FadR/GntR family transcriptional regulator: protein MTALGVGPDARRRLSAPRIAEIVADELRRQIIDGELSDGDLLPRQEVLVEQFNVSLVSLREALRILETEGLISVRRGNRGGAVVHAPAKASAAYMLGLVLQSESVALSDLGAALQELEPACAALAAQRPDRGDTVVPELKRVNDAMAEHLDDGQAFTEIGRHFHDRLVRGCGNHTIIAVVGSLETLWSSHEQQWAAESAARGTYPSLAKRRAVLNTHTKLAATIADGEVDRARRIAARHLADTQTYVLSGRSEQRIYALSPQALSRLRDPRRP, encoded by the coding sequence ATGACCGCCCTGGGAGTTGGCCCCGACGCCCGCCGCCGACTATCGGCACCGAGGATCGCCGAAATCGTCGCCGACGAGTTGCGTCGCCAGATCATCGATGGCGAACTGTCCGACGGCGACTTGTTGCCGCGTCAAGAGGTGCTCGTCGAGCAGTTCAACGTCAGCCTGGTGTCGCTGCGAGAAGCGCTTCGAATATTGGAGACTGAAGGCCTGATTTCGGTCCGACGCGGCAATCGCGGCGGTGCGGTCGTGCATGCGCCGGCGAAAGCCAGCGCCGCCTACATGCTCGGTCTGGTGCTGCAGAGCGAGTCCGTGGCCCTGAGCGACTTGGGTGCGGCGTTACAGGAACTCGAGCCGGCGTGTGCCGCGCTCGCCGCGCAGCGACCCGACCGCGGGGACACTGTGGTGCCCGAGCTCAAGCGGGTCAACGATGCGATGGCGGAGCACCTCGACGACGGTCAAGCGTTCACCGAGATCGGCCGTCACTTCCACGATCGTCTTGTCCGCGGGTGCGGAAACCACACGATCATCGCGGTCGTCGGTAGCTTGGAGACGCTCTGGAGTAGCCATGAACAACAGTGGGCCGCCGAGAGCGCGGCGCGCGGCACCTACCCGTCGCTAGCCAAGCGCCGGGCGGTGCTCAACACCCATACCAAGCTCGCCGCGACGATAGCCGACGGTGAGGTAGACCGGGCTCGGCGCATCGCGGCTCGTCATCTTGCCGATACCCAGACGTACGTCTTGTCGGGCCGATCCGAACAGCGGATCTATGCGCTGTCCCCGCAAGCATTGTCCCGTCTGCGCGATCCCCGGCGCCCCTAG
- a CDS encoding SDR family oxidoreductase, whose protein sequence is MRTALVIGGSGGIGKACASKLCELGYDVVVVARRVGPLRAAAEEIGARYVVADASDPVGFSSAISTLDTIDLVVHAAGALGGTYARKQTFEQWRTIMSANLDSCFVVTSAVLPRMRAGSRLVLISSSAAHEPMPARTAYSASKAGMNAFARALAREVDRDGISVHLVTPGPVETEMLQDVPFEMYAIAVSDVAGAVAWLDTVDPSVDLPEIRLGAVQRGPFARPPVVPEEARRRTTRPESL, encoded by the coding sequence TTGAGAACCGCACTGGTCATCGGCGGCAGCGGCGGGATCGGAAAAGCCTGCGCTTCCAAGCTGTGTGAGCTCGGCTACGACGTGGTCGTCGTGGCACGCCGTGTTGGCCCGCTGCGCGCCGCGGCCGAAGAAATCGGCGCCCGCTACGTTGTGGCCGACGCCTCCGATCCGGTTGGATTCTCCTCTGCGATAAGCACACTCGACACCATCGACCTGGTCGTGCACGCGGCCGGCGCGCTTGGCGGGACCTACGCCCGCAAGCAGACCTTCGAACAGTGGCGGACAATCATGTCTGCGAACCTGGATTCCTGCTTCGTGGTGACCTCCGCGGTGCTACCGCGCATGCGAGCCGGCTCCAGGCTGGTGCTGATCTCCTCATCGGCGGCCCACGAGCCGATGCCAGCCCGGACAGCGTACTCCGCGTCGAAAGCCGGCATGAACGCGTTCGCCCGCGCGTTGGCGCGTGAAGTCGACCGGGACGGCATCAGTGTCCACCTCGTGACGCCAGGTCCCGTGGAAACGGAAATGCTGCAGGATGTTCCGTTCGAAATGTACGCGATCGCAGTGTCCGACGTTGCCGGGGCGGTCGCCTGGCTGGACACCGTCGACCCGTCAGTCGACCTACCGGAGATCCGGCTCGGTGCGGTGCAGCGCGGCCCCTTCGCTCGACCGCCGGTTGTGCCCGAGGAAGCCCGCCGCAGAACTACGCGGCCGGAAAGCCTCTGA
- a CDS encoding LLM class flavin-dependent oxidoreductase — MGRRRVEWFLFLPQIRLSVPDIVERARNAEASGFNGVAFIDHLEAPRRSDENIWEAMGIATWVAAKTQRVKIGHLVLCDAFRHPAVLAKQAVTLSAASDGRFELGLGAGSWPAEFTRFGVGPQDAVARVEQLERHLVLIKRYWADGELGQAPKPTHPIPLVLGGHGRRMMELVAKYADWWNLQADQLDRLTRLAPAAGSARLSVQQVVGFVRSDSDPKAVREVSGRRYGRLGSGLACGDADQLVQHFVGLAAQGVERFYVWFADFAEPRTVAEFGESVIRGFPAA, encoded by the coding sequence GTGGGTCGGCGCAGGGTCGAATGGTTTTTGTTCTTGCCGCAGATTCGGTTGTCGGTGCCCGACATCGTGGAGCGCGCCCGCAACGCCGAGGCCAGTGGATTTAATGGGGTGGCATTCATCGATCATCTGGAGGCGCCCCGGCGCTCAGATGAAAACATATGGGAGGCAATGGGCATCGCGACGTGGGTGGCGGCCAAGACGCAGCGGGTGAAGATCGGCCACCTGGTGCTGTGTGACGCGTTTCGTCATCCGGCTGTGCTCGCCAAGCAGGCTGTTACCCTGTCGGCGGCCTCCGACGGCCGGTTCGAGCTTGGCCTTGGTGCTGGATCCTGGCCGGCGGAGTTCACCAGATTCGGGGTCGGTCCGCAGGATGCGGTGGCCCGGGTCGAGCAACTTGAGCGCCACCTGGTGCTGATCAAGCGGTATTGGGCGGATGGCGAGCTGGGTCAGGCGCCCAAGCCCACGCATCCGATACCGTTGGTCCTGGGTGGCCACGGTCGCCGGATGATGGAACTCGTTGCAAAGTATGCGGATTGGTGGAATCTGCAGGCCGACCAGCTTGACCGGTTGACCCGGCTGGCCCCGGCGGCGGGATCGGCTCGGCTATCTGTTCAGCAGGTCGTCGGCTTTGTTCGGTCCGACAGCGATCCGAAGGCTGTGCGTGAGGTCAGCGGGCGGCGATACGGCCGCCTGGGATCCGGGCTGGCCTGCGGCGATGCTGACCAGCTGGTCCAGCATTTCGTCGGGTTGGCCGCTCAAGGGGTGGAGCGGTTCTACGTGTGGTTCGCCGATTTTGCCGAGCCGCGTACGGTGGCGGAATTCGGCGAATCAGTGATCAGAGGCTTTCCGGCCGCGTAG
- a CDS encoding acyl-CoA dehydrogenase family protein has translation MDVSLTSEQLALRAAARDVLRTESPPDAARQAMTDPESWRTLWKTVVDLGWTELAAPGPNDDFGALELAIVLEECGAALAPVPLQTSAGLAAGVLRACGPATAEVLAEIASGVVATLAVHSPGHRLPGAPMTLRRGRLSGRAVAVPNAARAELIVTLATADDGLVAAVVRSGDVTIAAAESIDPAQPVADVEIDVEPVATATVEDIESALAAPMVASAADLVGVASAALHRSVEHAQTRRQFGKPIGAFQAIKHALADNHVGLERARSLTYAAAAQPGHADWTTAALAKAAASEAATSCAHTAVQVHGALSQAWEHDIHLYVRHAWQGAALLGDSRSLYHEVGRSFAGGRR, from the coding sequence ATGGATGTCAGTCTGACTTCGGAGCAGCTAGCGCTGCGCGCCGCCGCGCGCGATGTCCTGCGTACCGAAAGTCCGCCTGACGCCGCCCGCCAGGCGATGACCGATCCGGAGAGCTGGCGCACGCTCTGGAAGACGGTGGTCGACCTCGGCTGGACCGAACTCGCGGCGCCGGGTCCGAATGACGATTTTGGAGCCCTCGAGCTAGCGATCGTCCTCGAGGAATGCGGCGCTGCTCTCGCTCCTGTCCCGCTGCAGACCAGCGCCGGTCTTGCCGCCGGAGTATTGCGTGCCTGCGGCCCAGCCACCGCCGAGGTACTCGCAGAGATCGCTTCCGGGGTGGTCGCCACGCTGGCCGTGCACTCCCCCGGACACCGACTACCCGGAGCGCCGATGACGCTGCGGCGCGGACGCCTGTCGGGGCGCGCTGTGGCCGTCCCCAACGCGGCACGCGCGGAGCTGATCGTCACCCTCGCGACCGCCGACGACGGTCTGGTGGCCGCAGTCGTGCGCAGCGGCGACGTGACCATCGCAGCGGCTGAATCCATCGATCCCGCACAGCCAGTCGCCGACGTCGAGATCGACGTGGAACCCGTAGCCACCGCTACGGTCGAAGACATTGAATCCGCATTGGCGGCACCGATGGTGGCCAGCGCCGCCGACCTCGTGGGAGTGGCGAGCGCAGCGCTGCACCGCTCCGTCGAGCACGCGCAGACGCGGCGCCAGTTCGGTAAGCCGATCGGCGCATTCCAGGCGATCAAGCATGCGCTCGCTGACAACCACGTCGGTCTGGAGCGTGCCCGCAGCCTCACCTATGCCGCGGCGGCCCAACCTGGCCACGCGGATTGGACCACCGCGGCGCTGGCCAAGGCCGCGGCCAGCGAGGCGGCCACCAGCTGTGCGCATACCGCCGTCCAAGTACATGGTGCGTTGTCGCAGGCCTGGGAACACGACATCCATCTCTACGTCCGGCACGCTTGGCAGGGCGCCGCCCTGCTGGGAGACAGCCGTTCGCTCTACCACGAGGTGGGCCGGAGCTTTGCCGGAGGTCGGAGGTGA
- a CDS encoding acyl-CoA dehydrogenase family protein: MVPVVAEFREWLANFLPADYYEKYHQYRWDVGLQRQYQRATFGSGWLQPTWPRKHGGRSLGLREAMEIRLEAAMRCAPKLPNIAGPNVAAPALRRFGTPAQIERLLVPLLRGDEWWALGMSEPEAGSDFAGLRTRAERDNDAFRITGHKIWTTQAHLSRWCTLYARTDPDAPKHRGISCFVLDLRAPGVRIEPIRMASSCSGTSDETFCEVFLDDVSVPVDNLLGQLHDGWNVALSSLNHERQMIWIMNWVDIKRGLDFIRGTRNEDIYTELGSLLADAEALRATGYRALGNELAGRPSPEADILKLLGSETLQRVWELGAAAGGPSSVTEPDLLFERQESLAATIYGGTSEVQRNIIAERLLGLPKG, translated from the coding sequence ATAGTCCCGGTAGTCGCCGAATTCCGGGAATGGCTAGCGAACTTTCTTCCCGCTGACTATTACGAGAAATATCACCAATACCGTTGGGATGTCGGCCTGCAGCGCCAGTATCAGCGCGCGACGTTCGGATCGGGGTGGCTGCAGCCCACCTGGCCGCGCAAGCACGGCGGCCGATCACTGGGCTTGCGGGAGGCGATGGAAATCCGGCTCGAGGCTGCCATGCGTTGCGCGCCCAAACTGCCCAACATCGCCGGCCCCAATGTCGCCGCACCCGCCCTCCGCCGATTCGGCACGCCCGCGCAGATCGAGCGCCTACTTGTGCCCCTGCTGCGCGGCGACGAATGGTGGGCGTTGGGCATGTCCGAGCCGGAGGCCGGATCGGATTTCGCTGGCCTGCGTACCCGAGCCGAGCGCGACAACGACGCGTTTCGGATCACCGGTCACAAGATCTGGACAACACAGGCCCACCTCTCCCGGTGGTGCACGCTGTATGCGCGCACCGATCCCGACGCACCGAAACACCGTGGCATTTCGTGCTTTGTCTTGGATTTGCGCGCGCCCGGTGTGCGGATCGAACCGATCCGGATGGCCTCGAGCTGCAGCGGGACCTCGGACGAGACGTTTTGTGAGGTCTTCCTCGACGATGTGTCGGTGCCGGTCGACAATCTGCTGGGTCAATTGCACGACGGGTGGAACGTCGCGTTGTCATCGCTGAATCACGAACGCCAAATGATCTGGATCATGAACTGGGTGGACATCAAACGCGGGCTTGACTTCATCCGGGGCACCCGCAACGAAGACATCTACACCGAACTCGGCTCGCTGCTTGCCGATGCCGAGGCACTGCGGGCCACCGGATACCGCGCCCTTGGCAACGAACTCGCTGGACGACCCAGTCCAGAAGCCGACATCCTGAAGCTCCTCGGATCGGAGACGTTGCAACGCGTGTGGGAACTCGGCGCAGCGGCGGGCGGCCCGTCTTCGGTGACCGAACCCGATTTGCTCTTCGAACGCCAGGAATCCCTGGCCGCGACCATCTACGGCGGTACGTCCGAAGTCCAACGCAACATCATCGCCGAGCGGCTGCTCGGGCTGCCGAAGGGATGA
- a CDS encoding acyl-CoA dehydrogenase family protein has product MDYDLGDDAGSLRKHLRQLISDHIPPDFLGACTDDPQDLAITESFCKLLASEGLLALAWPKEHGGSGGSIWQQTVLREEMWAHHEPRGPQYMGINWVGPALMRYGTAEQKAKHLSAIASGEVVWCQGFSEPEAGTDLASLRTSAVPDGPDETGWRITGQKVWTSYAQMASWCVLAACTHPDAPKSQRLTLFLIPMGRAGITVRPISSMLGPHHLNELFLDGVRAFPDEVLGEPGDGWQIMRAALAFERVGIARYARCESLLDRMQTHLGDDWDQLPESIRARWVRALADLRVARLLAYRAVSLRDDPSADAAASAARIAATTCDQQIAELLFDVLGPSALDGGGTAALRGAVEDHWRYAQAATVASGTIEVQRMLVAHEVLGGHR; this is encoded by the coding sequence ATGGATTACGACCTCGGCGACGATGCTGGAAGCCTGCGGAAGCATTTGCGGCAGTTGATATCTGATCACATTCCGCCGGACTTCCTCGGTGCCTGCACCGACGATCCACAAGACCTCGCGATCACAGAATCTTTTTGCAAACTGCTGGCCTCGGAGGGGCTGCTGGCGCTGGCTTGGCCGAAGGAGCACGGGGGCAGCGGCGGCTCGATCTGGCAGCAAACGGTGCTGCGCGAGGAGATGTGGGCCCACCACGAACCACGCGGTCCCCAATACATGGGCATCAATTGGGTCGGGCCTGCGCTCATGCGCTACGGAACGGCCGAGCAGAAAGCCAAACACTTGAGCGCCATCGCTTCCGGCGAGGTGGTCTGGTGCCAGGGATTTTCCGAGCCGGAGGCGGGCACCGATCTCGCGTCGCTGCGGACCAGTGCCGTACCGGATGGCCCGGACGAAACGGGTTGGCGCATTACGGGCCAGAAGGTGTGGACGTCATATGCGCAAATGGCATCCTGGTGTGTGCTCGCGGCGTGTACTCACCCCGACGCCCCAAAGTCGCAGCGGCTTACGCTATTCCTGATTCCGATGGGACGCGCCGGTATCACCGTCCGGCCGATCTCCTCGATGCTGGGACCGCATCACCTCAACGAACTGTTCCTCGACGGGGTGCGGGCGTTTCCGGACGAGGTACTCGGCGAGCCCGGCGATGGTTGGCAGATAATGCGTGCGGCGCTGGCATTTGAACGGGTCGGTATCGCCCGGTACGCGCGGTGCGAATCGCTGCTGGACCGGATGCAAACTCACCTGGGTGACGACTGGGACCAGTTGCCCGAATCGATTCGCGCCCGCTGGGTGCGCGCGCTGGCCGACTTGCGCGTGGCCAGGCTGCTGGCCTATCGGGCGGTGTCGCTACGCGACGACCCGTCGGCGGATGCGGCGGCCAGTGCCGCCCGCATCGCGGCCACCACCTGCGATCAGCAGATCGCCGAGCTGCTCTTCGACGTACTGGGTCCATCCGCGTTGGACGGCGGCGGCACCGCGGCATTGCGCGGGGCGGTCGAAGACCACTGGCGCTACGCGCAGGCAGCCACCGTCGCGTCGGGCACCATCGAAGTGCAGCGAATGTTGGTAGCACACGAAGTCCTCGGAGGACATCGGTGA
- a CDS encoding acyl-CoA dehydrogenase family protein, with protein sequence MNTELPQDVTDFAAVVVKRLARLGGPAAALRAETDDHVRQDARAALSELGAFDLDVRSAPVDLLAAAVLCQAAGATALPYPIVEELLAIDGARLALVNPGAPRVDHGDLPGDWVAADLDRNRYRPQPVSRPNATLGPFLAPVNLTGPNGTVPAADVDLYLVLGSWRILGAVQRCLDIATEHVQARVQFGKPLAEFQAVRFVVADAYVAVAGLHELAKYTLCRLGSITARARAADALVLRLKAADTAHQLLRTAHQLLGALGFCDESEVSVLDRHTQPLIRLPLGAEALSLRLIPSVHDGSVETLFTGPVSA encoded by the coding sequence GTGAATACCGAACTGCCCCAGGACGTTACTGACTTCGCCGCCGTGGTGGTCAAACGCCTGGCTCGACTGGGTGGTCCGGCAGCAGCGCTGCGGGCCGAGACAGATGACCACGTCCGACAGGACGCGCGTGCGGCCCTGAGCGAGCTGGGAGCCTTCGACCTCGATGTCCGCTCGGCACCAGTAGACCTCCTGGCCGCCGCGGTACTGTGCCAAGCGGCGGGCGCGACGGCACTTCCCTACCCGATCGTGGAGGAGCTGCTGGCGATCGATGGCGCGCGGCTAGCCCTCGTGAATCCCGGAGCGCCTCGCGTCGACCACGGCGATCTGCCCGGTGATTGGGTCGCGGCCGACCTCGACCGCAATCGGTACCGCCCCCAGCCAGTATCGCGACCGAATGCCACATTGGGCCCATTTCTGGCGCCGGTCAACCTGACTGGACCCAACGGCACCGTCCCGGCTGCCGACGTCGACCTGTATCTCGTGCTGGGGTCGTGGCGGATTCTGGGGGCGGTTCAGCGCTGCCTGGACATCGCCACTGAGCACGTGCAAGCTCGGGTCCAGTTCGGTAAGCCCCTGGCGGAATTCCAGGCTGTCAGGTTCGTCGTCGCGGATGCCTATGTCGCGGTAGCCGGACTGCATGAGCTGGCCAAGTACACCCTCTGCCGACTGGGATCGATTACCGCACGAGCTCGCGCGGCCGATGCGCTGGTGCTCCGGCTCAAGGCCGCCGACACCGCACACCAGCTACTGCGCACCGCTCATCAGTTGCTCGGCGCCCTCGGCTTCTGCGACGAATCCGAGGTCAGCGTGCTCGATCGACACACCCAACCACTCATCCGGTTGCCCCTGGGCGCCGAAGCGCTGAGCCTGCGCCTCATACCCAGTGTTCACGACGGCTCGGTGGAGACGCTGTTCACTGGGCCGGTCTCGGCATGA